Proteins encoded together in one Streptomyces umbrinus window:
- a CDS encoding TetR/AcrR family transcriptional regulator produces MPAAKDSASRPDGPAEPEGPARPSRTPAKSEQTRALILETAMRLFQERGYEKTTMRAIAKEAGVSVGNAYYYFAGKEHLIQGFYDRLAAEHRVAVREVLDQEKDLEARIAGVLKAWLDVATPYHEFAVQFFKNAADPDSPLSPFSAESEHARVEAIAVCREVLAGSKAKIPEELREVLPELLWLSQMGLVLYWVFDRTEGRERSYRLAERGARLTSLGVSLARFRVLRPLVREVHGLFTDFLPGMTNALPDPAKKSAK; encoded by the coding sequence GTGCCAGCAGCGAAAGACAGCGCCAGTCGTCCGGACGGCCCCGCGGAGCCGGAGGGCCCCGCCCGGCCGTCCCGTACGCCGGCGAAGAGCGAGCAGACCCGGGCCCTGATCCTGGAGACGGCGATGCGCCTGTTCCAGGAGCGGGGCTACGAGAAGACGACGATGCGGGCCATCGCCAAGGAGGCAGGGGTCTCCGTAGGCAACGCGTACTACTACTTCGCCGGCAAGGAGCACCTGATCCAGGGGTTCTACGACCGGCTCGCCGCCGAGCACAGGGTGGCTGTCCGCGAAGTCCTGGACCAGGAGAAGGACCTGGAGGCGCGGATCGCCGGGGTGCTGAAGGCGTGGCTGGACGTGGCGACGCCGTACCACGAGTTCGCGGTGCAGTTCTTCAAGAACGCCGCCGATCCGGACAGCCCGCTCAGCCCGTTCTCCGCCGAGTCGGAGCACGCGCGCGTGGAGGCCATCGCGGTCTGCCGCGAGGTGCTGGCGGGCTCCAAGGCGAAGATCCCCGAGGAACTGCGGGAGGTGCTCCCCGAGTTGCTGTGGCTCTCCCAGATGGGTCTCGTCCTGTACTGGGTCTTCGACCGCACGGAGGGTCGCGAGCGCAGTTACCGCCTCGCCGAACGAGGTGCCCGGCTCACCTCGCTCGGCGTCTCACTGGCCCGCTTCCGGGTGCTGCGGCCCCTGGTCCGCGAGGTGCACGGGCTGTTCACGGACTTCCTGCCGGGGATGACGAACGCACTGCCCGACCCCGCCAAGAAGTCCGCGAAATAG